From one Solanum lycopersicum chromosome 12, SLM_r2.1 genomic stretch:
- the LOC101250282 gene encoding uncharacterized protein isoform X1: MGKRKEFTVILARNIGISGYEDLSLQRRFNSTIRINPTYPHALKLISWATTNKDVLVGNVSGNFAGSSTALNKNLNHQRVISIAELAKTASVMQRAADEPVDKLYTSSIMTDAILQLQMHIMAI; the protein is encoded by the exons ATGGGAAAGCGTAAAGAATTCACTGTAATCCTTGCAAGGAACATTGGAATCTCTGGTTATGAAG ATTTATCCTTACAAAGGAGATTCAACTCCACGATACGCATAAATCCTACTTATCCGCATGCATTAAAATTGATCAGTTG GGCAACAACAAACAAAGACGTTCTTGTAGGAAATGTGTCGGGTAACTTTGCAGGATCATCCACTGCTCTAAACAAGAATCTTAATCACCAGCGAGTCATTTCTATTGCAGAACTTGCAAAAACAGCTTCA GTGATGCAAAGAGCTGCAGATGAGCCTGTTGATAAATTGTATACTTCGTCTATAATGACTGATGCCATTCTCCAG TTGCAAATGCACATTATGGCAATATAG
- the LOC101250282 gene encoding uncharacterized protein isoform X2: MGKRKEFTVILARNIGISGYEDLSLQRRFNSTIRINPTYPHALKLISWATTNKDVLVGNVSGNFAGSSTALNKNLNHQRVISIAELAKTASVRVFHIEAEISISASYFLLISFCK, from the exons ATGGGAAAGCGTAAAGAATTCACTGTAATCCTTGCAAGGAACATTGGAATCTCTGGTTATGAAG ATTTATCCTTACAAAGGAGATTCAACTCCACGATACGCATAAATCCTACTTATCCGCATGCATTAAAATTGATCAGTTG GGCAACAACAAACAAAGACGTTCTTGTAGGAAATGTGTCGGGTAACTTTGCAGGATCATCCACTGCTCTAAACAAGAATCTTAATCACCAGCGAGTCATTTCTATTGCAGAACTTGCAAAAACAGCTTCA GTTAGAGTTTTCCACATCGAGGCCGAAATATCAATATCAGcgagttattttttattaatatccTTTTGCAAATGA